In Microbacterium sp. SLBN-146, one genomic interval encodes:
- a CDS encoding ABC transporter permease: MTSAMLPPAPGGGPVDDTAVDDRELLAAKTGGGGFWSGVFRRLRRNPSAWVGAAIIALFLLIAALAPLLAPYGPTELPGQRFITPTHIPGPGEIPEFPLGLDRFGGDVLSKLIWGAQATLLIGVVSTAIGLVGGMILGFLCGMFGGWVDTLIMRFVDILLSIPSLLLAVSIAAILGQNQLSVMIAIGAVQVPIFARLLRASMLQQRNADYVLSAQTLGLGRGTITMSHVLPNSVGPVIVQGTLSLATAVIEAAALSYLGLGGSVPQTAEWGRMLTYAQLELAIAPWLAFLPGACITITALGFTLFGEALREAMDPRTRKR, from the coding sequence ATGACCTCGGCGATGCTTCCCCCCGCGCCGGGCGGCGGCCCGGTCGACGACACGGCCGTCGACGACCGCGAACTGCTGGCGGCCAAGACCGGCGGCGGTGGCTTCTGGAGCGGCGTCTTCCGTCGCCTGCGTCGCAACCCCAGCGCATGGGTGGGTGCCGCGATCATCGCGCTGTTCCTGCTGATCGCCGCGCTCGCGCCGCTGCTGGCACCGTACGGTCCGACCGAGCTTCCGGGTCAGCGCTTCATCACGCCGACGCACATCCCCGGTCCGGGGGAGATCCCCGAGTTCCCGCTCGGACTCGACCGCTTCGGCGGCGACGTCCTCTCGAAGCTCATCTGGGGTGCGCAGGCGACGCTTCTCATCGGCGTTGTGTCGACCGCGATCGGACTCGTCGGCGGCATGATCCTCGGCTTCCTCTGCGGCATGTTCGGCGGCTGGGTCGACACGCTCATCATGCGGTTCGTCGACATCCTGCTCTCGATCCCGAGCCTCCTCCTCGCCGTGTCGATCGCGGCGATCCTGGGACAGAACCAGCTGTCCGTCATGATCGCGATCGGTGCCGTCCAGGTGCCGATCTTCGCGCGACTCCTGCGTGCGTCGATGCTGCAGCAGCGCAACGCCGACTACGTGCTCTCGGCGCAGACGCTCGGTCTCGGCCGCGGGACGATCACGATGAGCCACGTCCTGCCGAACTCGGTCGGACCCGTCATCGTGCAGGGAACGCTCTCGCTCGCGACGGCGGTCATCGAGGCCGCCGCGCTGTCGTACCTCGGGCTCGGTGGAAGCGTCCCGCAGACGGCGGAGTGGGGGCGCATGCTGACGTACGCGCAGCTCGAGCTCGCGATCGCCCCGTGGCTCGCCTTCCTTCCCGGCGCGTGCATCACGATCACGGCCCTGGGGTTCACGCTCTTCGGCGAGGCCCTTCGCGAAGCCATGGACCCCCGCACCCGCAAGCGGTAG
- a CDS encoding ABC transporter permease, with translation MLRTIGKRLLLLIPTLIGLSILLFLWVRALPGGPAVALLGERATPEAIEEINRLYGFDRSPLEQYFIWAGRLLSGDFGQSIQTRAPVIEEFLRRFPATFELSVFAIVVAVGVGVPLGYLAARKHGKATDHITVAASLLGITIPVFFLAFILKWVFAVQLGWLPSEGRQDPRIDATHYTGFYVFDGIITGEWDAAWDAFLHLILPGLALASIPLAIIVRITRASVLEVQNSDYVRTGLAKGVSRGTIRQRFILRNALLPVVTTIGLQVGLLISGAVLTETVFAYPGIGSFLARAIFTRDYPVLQGFIIFIAIGYALINLLVDISYSFIDPRVRVS, from the coding sequence GTGCTACGCACTATCGGCAAGAGACTCCTCCTGCTCATACCGACCCTCATCGGCCTTTCGATCCTGCTGTTCCTGTGGGTGCGCGCTCTACCCGGCGGGCCCGCGGTCGCACTGCTCGGCGAGCGCGCGACGCCCGAAGCGATCGAGGAGATCAATCGCCTCTACGGCTTCGACCGTTCACCTCTCGAGCAGTACTTCATCTGGGCCGGGCGTCTGCTCTCGGGCGACTTCGGCCAGTCCATCCAGACGAGGGCACCCGTCATCGAAGAGTTCCTGCGCCGCTTTCCTGCGACGTTCGAGCTCTCGGTCTTCGCGATCGTCGTCGCCGTCGGCGTCGGTGTGCCCCTGGGGTACCTCGCGGCGCGGAAGCACGGCAAGGCGACCGACCACATCACCGTCGCGGCATCCCTTCTGGGAATCACGATCCCGGTCTTCTTCCTCGCGTTCATCCTCAAGTGGGTCTTCGCCGTCCAGCTCGGCTGGCTCCCGTCGGAAGGACGCCAGGACCCACGCATCGATGCGACGCACTACACGGGCTTCTACGTATTCGACGGCATCATCACAGGGGAGTGGGATGCCGCGTGGGATGCGTTCCTGCACTTGATCCTGCCGGGCCTCGCGCTCGCATCGATCCCTCTCGCGATCATCGTCCGCATCACTCGGGCGTCGGTGCTCGAGGTGCAGAATTCGGACTACGTCCGCACGGGTCTCGCGAAGGGTGTGTCGCGCGGCACGATCCGCCAGCGCTTCATCCTGCGAAACGCCCTCCTGCCGGTCGTCACGACGATCGGTCTGCAGGTCGGTCTGCTCATCTCCGGCGCGGTCCTCACCGAGACGGTCTTCGCCTATCCGGGTATCGGCTCGTTCCTCGCCCGGGCGATCTTCACGCGTGACTATCCCGTCCTGCAGGGCTTCATCATCTTCATCGCGATCGGATACGCCTTGATCAACCTGCTGGTGGATATCTCCTACAGCTTCATCGACCCGAGAGTGAGGGTCTCATGA